Proteins encoded by one window of Pseudomonas sp. LS44:
- a CDS encoding RES family NAD+ phosphorylase, whose amino-acid sequence MSQAALPAWNRAYRIVSSAFPPISVFEDVLDPADLEQAYLIEGLTNDRLREEAGLLALVAPEDRVSGPGASPLMAAFTHIGYASRFTDGKYGVYYCGDSLQTAIAETRYHKERFLRATAEPSMELTLRTYVCQVIKPLVDIRQDYAQLHNPDPSSYPIAQHFAAEQRKQKAWGLLYRSVRHADGECAALFRPPAASLPLQGVHLRYVWDGKLQQIVNVFEIKQLA is encoded by the coding sequence TTGAGCCAAGCCGCCCTGCCTGCATGGAATCGTGCCTACCGCATCGTCTCCAGCGCCTTTCCACCGATCTCGGTGTTCGAGGACGTGCTCGATCCCGCCGACCTGGAGCAGGCCTACCTAATCGAAGGCCTGACCAACGACCGCCTGCGCGAAGAAGCCGGCCTACTCGCCCTGGTCGCTCCTGAAGATCGGGTCAGCGGTCCCGGCGCCTCGCCGCTAATGGCGGCGTTCACCCATATCGGCTATGCCAGTCGTTTCACCGACGGTAAATACGGCGTGTATTACTGCGGCGACAGCTTGCAGACCGCCATCGCCGAAACGCGCTATCACAAGGAACGCTTCCTGCGCGCCACCGCTGAGCCAAGCATGGAGCTCACCCTGCGCACCTACGTGTGCCAGGTGATCAAACCGCTGGTCGATATCCGCCAAGATTACGCGCAGCTTCACAATCCTGATCCGTCCAGTTACCCGATTGCCCAACACTTCGCCGCCGAGCAACGCAAGCAGAAGGCCTGGGGCCTGCTCTACCGCAGCGTGCGCCATGCGGACGGTGAATGCGCGGCGCTATTCCGCCCCCCGGCCGCCAGCCTGCCGCTGCAGGGCGTGCATTTGCGCTACGTCTGGGACGGCAAGCTGCAACAGATCGTCAATGTCTTCGAGATTAAGCAGCTCGCCTGA
- a CDS encoding DUF502 domain-containing protein, with amino-acid sequence MLKKSFQSILTTWFAGLLVLLPLTLTLILLGWLFSLLNSMVGPATLTGRLFAALGQPFASNPYLAYLLGSLLLAAAIYALGLAVQLGLKRPLARLMDITLGRIPVFNKLYNLAERFVALIDKKEGADIEAMSPVWCFFGGNGAAVLALMPNPEPLEIEGRRYYAILVPTAPIPVGGGLLYVPVDWVRPANMGVDAFTSVYVSMGITPPNVPAVRPE; translated from the coding sequence GTGCTGAAAAAGAGTTTCCAATCCATCCTGACCACCTGGTTCGCCGGCCTGTTGGTGCTACTGCCGCTGACCCTGACGCTGATCCTGCTCGGTTGGCTGTTCAGCCTGCTGAACAGCATGGTCGGCCCGGCGACCCTCACCGGGCGCCTGTTCGCCGCGCTCGGCCAACCCTTTGCCAGCAACCCGTACCTAGCCTACCTACTCGGTAGCCTGCTGCTGGCGGCGGCGATCTATGCCCTCGGCCTGGCCGTGCAGCTGGGGCTGAAGCGCCCGTTGGCGCGACTGATGGACATCACCCTTGGACGCATCCCTGTATTCAACAAGTTGTACAATCTGGCCGAGCGATTTGTCGCCCTGATCGACAAGAAAGAAGGCGCCGATATCGAAGCCATGAGTCCAGTTTGGTGCTTCTTTGGCGGAAATGGTGCCGCGGTGCTGGCCTTGATGCCCAACCCAGAGCCTCTGGAGATCGAGGGCCGCCGCTATTACGCGATCCTCGTGCCGACCGCGCCGATCCCCGTGGGCGGCGGCCTGCTGTATGTGCCCGTGGACTGGGTGCGCCCGGCGAACATGGGTGTCGATGCGTTCACCAGCGTGTATGTGTCGATGGGCATTACCCCGCCCAACGTGCCGGCAGTCCGACCGGAATAA